One window of Sulfurospirillum sp. 1612 genomic DNA carries:
- a CDS encoding DUF1924 domain-containing protein: protein MKKIILSTTLLSAVLSAATFNAPMQAYINDLKVQAKAQESHFVDFDAKRGAEIFTSTHIGKRGTKMSCTSCHTIDLRQEGKNERTNKILKPLAPSANPERLTQVRDVKKWLRRNFNDVYNRVGTAKEKGDVLYYINSK from the coding sequence ATGAAAAAAATAATTCTAAGCACGACTCTGTTGAGTGCAGTACTCAGTGCTGCGACGTTTAATGCGCCGATGCAAGCGTACATCAATGATTTAAAAGTACAAGCAAAAGCACAAGAGAGCCATTTTGTAGATTTTGATGCTAAAAGAGGGGCAGAAATTTTTACCAGTACACATATTGGTAAAAGAGGGACTAAAATGTCTTGCACGAGTTGCCATACCATAGATTTGAGACAAGAAGGCAAAAATGAACGGACCAATAAAATACTCAAACCCCTCGCTCCTTCAGCTAATCCTGAGCGTTTAACACAGGTGCGTGATGTCAAAAAATGGCTAAGGCGAAATTTCAATGATGTGTACAACCGCGTTGGAACGGCCAAAGAAAAAGGCGACGTTTTATATTACATCAATTCAAAATAA
- a CDS encoding proton-conducting transporter transmembrane domain-containing protein, translated as MILAFLLLPSVVIFIVSFLNITKQKTVLSVVSLLVLIPAIWLFFLPRPYPILGPYLVADDLNTYIFLVSSIVAIGVTLAMATLDKHVSISLKAYARFYRFFALFWMGLIVSIMSNNMGLYWIGLETATLSTVYMIKTNQTSFARRESWNYMIVGAIAISLILFGIILIYSSAKPILGEEAMNFTKLLQNAKNISSIFLFETGFAIVSLGMFIKMGFFPMNLWLANIERSSFYPIAALFSGILESAVILGFFRFSHIAKIVNFSHVFVFVFVYALLTIFIVSFLIFRAKDFIRLFSLSGIEHMALITIFWVSGGIFAALLHFGAHAFLKPALFLSTGVLESQGQYKIAGALRGYRGIKGKLFYFLTSLFLLAIISLPPSPMFFSELFGFSSMIKIAKESHHLFLMIGSIILLLFLLLIIFYKFVEIYQSMKYEGEVVEKRVYTPEVYALLLFAIALVVLITPMSFAFIGAIS; from the coding sequence ATGATATTAGCATTTCTTTTGTTGCCCTCTGTGGTTATTTTTATTGTCTCTTTTTTGAATATTACAAAACAAAAGACAGTGCTGAGTGTGGTCTCTTTGTTGGTGCTTATACCGGCCATTTGGCTTTTTTTCTTGCCCCGACCTTATCCTATATTGGGACCGTATCTTGTCGCTGATGATTTAAATACCTATATTTTCTTGGTCTCTTCTATTGTTGCTATTGGAGTGACACTAGCGATGGCAACATTGGATAAACATGTCAGCATTAGCTTGAAGGCGTATGCACGATTTTATCGATTTTTTGCACTCTTTTGGATGGGATTAATTGTCTCGATAATGTCCAATAACATGGGGCTTTATTGGATTGGTCTAGAGACCGCGACATTGAGTACGGTTTATATGATTAAAACCAACCAAACCTCATTTGCAAGAAGAGAATCATGGAATTACATGATCGTCGGAGCCATTGCGATTTCGTTGATTTTATTTGGAATTATTTTGATTTATTCTAGTGCGAAACCGATATTGGGAGAAGAGGCGATGAATTTCACCAAATTGCTCCAAAATGCCAAAAACATCTCTTCTATCTTTTTATTTGAAACTGGTTTTGCTATTGTGAGCTTGGGTATGTTTATTAAGATGGGATTTTTTCCGATGAATTTATGGCTTGCCAATATTGAACGCTCTTCGTTTTATCCTATCGCTGCGCTTTTTAGTGGGATATTGGAGAGTGCTGTGATATTGGGATTTTTTAGATTTAGTCATATTGCCAAAATCGTCAATTTCTCACATGTTTTTGTTTTTGTCTTTGTGTATGCACTTTTGACGATTTTCATCGTCTCTTTTTTGATTTTTCGTGCGAAAGATTTCATCCGATTGTTTAGTCTCTCGGGCATTGAGCATATGGCATTGATTACGATATTTTGGGTGAGTGGGGGTATTTTTGCAGCCTTGCTTCATTTTGGAGCGCACGCCTTTTTGAAGCCCGCACTTTTCTTATCGACGGGTGTTTTAGAATCACAAGGTCAATACAAGATAGCCGGTGCTTTGAGGGGATATCGTGGTATCAAAGGCAAACTCTTTTATTTTCTCACGAGTCTATTTTTATTAGCCATTATTTCTCTGCCCCCCAGTCCGATGTTTTTCTCTGAGCTTTTCGGATTCTCTTCGATGATTAAAATCGCCAAAGAGAGTCACCATCTATTTCTCATGATAGGTTCAATCATCTTATTGTTATTTCTCTTGTTGATTATTTTTTATAAGTTTGTAGAGATTTATCAATCCATGAAATATGAAGGCGAGGTTGTTGAAAAGAGAGTGTATACTCCAGAAGTTTATGCATTATTATTATTTGCTATTGCATTGGTCGTGCTCATCACTCCGATGAGTTTTGCGTTTATTGGAGCCATATCATGA
- a CDS encoding hydrogenase large subunit, protein MRLIARFCVEHHDHFEIITLFDTSITRVKLEKEHPVLDSIASEYPAAIWFERKIKDDFGIAIHNTFDNRPLVHHERFPNLAPMRKDFKDSTIEFCDFVPYKYESIHGDGVFQIAVGPIHAGIIEPGHFQFSQAGEHMLHLEVRHFYKYRAIEKMLEGKTLFEAKAIIERISGNESIAYQIAWFKILLQASGMEYPLKLQKYHALLLEMERLIHHLNDIGFIGNDAGFGAGLAICSKLSEESRRMLQAISGHRFGFGAIGFEAPAYDYEKLRKFLSDLDRDIKWLEDWIVDVPSLWDRFDTTGILTLSKAIKYSTVGVLARASGLAIDHRVTEPIYKDAGFIMQTQSSGDVGARFLLRIKEVRQSIGIIKNLIDHHPTHLSKPTAFATGEFMSFAESSLGELFMYVKLKEGKIDRFYSRDPSFINWQALYLLMSRDIIADFPLINKSCDLSYAGNDL, encoded by the coding sequence ATGAGATTGATTGCTAGATTTTGTGTAGAACATCATGATCATTTTGAAATCATCACCCTCTTTGATACTTCTATCACGCGTGTCAAATTGGAAAAAGAGCATCCTGTCTTAGACAGTATTGCCTCAGAATACCCTGCTGCGATATGGTTTGAGAGGAAGATTAAAGATGACTTTGGCATTGCCATTCACAATACTTTTGACAACCGACCTCTTGTGCATCATGAGCGGTTTCCAAATCTCGCTCCAATGCGCAAAGATTTCAAAGACAGCACGATAGAATTTTGTGATTTTGTCCCTTACAAATATGAGAGTATTCATGGAGATGGGGTCTTTCAAATTGCAGTTGGGCCCATTCATGCAGGTATCATCGAGCCGGGACATTTTCAATTTTCACAAGCAGGGGAGCATATGTTGCATTTAGAGGTGCGACATTTTTATAAATACAGAGCGATTGAAAAAATGCTCGAGGGCAAAACGCTTTTTGAGGCTAAGGCTATTATTGAGCGTATTAGTGGCAATGAAAGCATTGCGTACCAAATTGCTTGGTTTAAAATCCTCTTACAAGCCAGCGGGATGGAGTATCCTCTAAAACTTCAAAAATATCATGCTTTATTGTTGGAAATGGAGCGTTTGATACATCATTTGAATGATATTGGATTTATTGGCAATGATGCGGGTTTTGGTGCCGGTCTTGCTATTTGCTCGAAACTCTCAGAAGAGAGTAGACGCATGTTGCAAGCCATCAGCGGACATCGATTTGGTTTTGGTGCGATTGGATTTGAAGCCCCCGCTTATGATTATGAAAAATTGAGAAAATTTTTGAGTGATTTGGATCGAGATATAAAATGGCTAGAAGATTGGATTGTAGATGTGCCCTCTCTTTGGGATCGTTTTGATACAACAGGGATACTCACCCTCTCTAAAGCGATTAAATATTCAACCGTGGGGGTGTTAGCCCGAGCCAGTGGCCTAGCGATTGATCACAGAGTCACAGAGCCGATTTATAAAGATGCTGGTTTTATCATGCAAACACAATCAAGTGGAGATGTTGGTGCACGGTTTTTGCTTCGGATTAAAGAGGTGCGCCAATCCATCGGTATCATCAAAAATCTAATCGACCATCACCCCACTCATCTCTCAAAACCCACAGCCTTTGCAACGGGTGAATTTATGAGTTTTGCAGAAAGTTCATTGGGTGAGTTATTTATGTATGTGAAGCTAAAAGAGGGGAAAATAGATCGATTTTACAGTCGAGACCCGAGTTTCATCAATTGGCAAGCGCTTTATCTTCTCATGAGCCGTGATATTATCGCCGATTTTCCACTTATCAATAAAAGCTGTGATTTAAGTTATGCAGGGAATGATCTGTAA
- a CDS encoding Spy/CpxP family protein refolding chaperone — protein MILRCLIVLTLIFGTLQADDHKHHKDYHHYFSKDLTYLHLSKKQEHEMKKVLKEYRHQAKKFRKSREKMSDKKERLFLNDTFDAHKLKAINQELWNQAFEVEVEFLKHVHDILTPTQRAAFAKYSDAWNVE, from the coding sequence ATGATATTACGATGCTTGATAGTGCTGACTTTGATTTTTGGAACCCTACAGGCGGATGATCATAAACATCACAAAGATTATCATCACTATTTTAGTAAAGATTTGACCTATTTACATCTCAGCAAAAAACAAGAACATGAGATGAAAAAAGTTCTCAAAGAGTATCGCCATCAAGCCAAAAAATTTCGTAAATCACGAGAAAAGATGTCAGATAAAAAAGAGAGACTTTTTTTAAATGATACATTTGATGCGCACAAGCTGAAAGCCATCAATCAAGAACTTTGGAATCAAGCATTTGAGGTGGAGGTAGAGTTTTTGAAGCATGTTCATGATATTTTAACACCCACACAAAGAGCCGCATTTGCAAAATATAGTGACGCATGGAATGTAGAATGA
- a CDS encoding cytochrome b/b6 domain-containing protein, with protein MTKSYVWPWVNRLSHLLLIVFLATAYLIGDYKKLADYHVAFGYALGVVFVFRIIWGFVGPRYSKFKDFNFNLADLKAYLLSPFRKGKPYIGHNPASSYAIIGMILLTFLTIVFGVLTQGIEKNHGILSLLHNAYFEHMELFSHLHEFFANALIALIGIHIAGTLIDKFIKKGDAIDAMVNGYKKTKTHVSVRLNIWQKLFAILWIGVSLFTLYYMLATKDNMWIASANIKQDYAQLHQDFSKECGSCHITYPPFLLPKSSWVSMMEHLDNHFGEDASLDEISKNSIMAFLSQNSAEHSTQEAAFKILKSMEQNSTIIAITETPYWKHRHRKIKKEVFASAEVKSKANCKACHSGIQNGIIEDNRIHIPRSEG; from the coding sequence ATGACTAAGAGTTATGTCTGGCCATGGGTGAACCGGCTCTCCCATCTGTTGTTGATTGTATTTTTGGCAACGGCGTATTTGATAGGAGATTATAAAAAATTAGCAGATTATCATGTTGCTTTTGGTTATGCTTTGGGTGTGGTTTTTGTGTTTCGTATTATCTGGGGGTTTGTGGGACCACGATATTCTAAGTTTAAAGATTTTAACTTTAATTTAGCCGATCTCAAAGCGTATCTACTCTCTCCTTTTCGCAAAGGCAAACCTTATATTGGGCATAATCCAGCATCAAGTTATGCCATTATCGGCATGATTTTGCTGACATTCTTGACGATTGTTTTCGGAGTTTTGACGCAAGGAATTGAAAAAAATCATGGGATTTTATCATTGTTACATAATGCTTATTTTGAACATATGGAGCTTTTTTCCCATTTGCATGAATTTTTCGCCAATGCTTTGATTGCTTTGATTGGTATCCATATTGCCGGCACACTCATCGATAAATTTATCAAAAAAGGTGATGCCATTGATGCGATGGTAAATGGCTATAAAAAAACTAAGACACATGTGAGTGTGAGATTAAATATTTGGCAAAAGTTATTTGCGATTCTTTGGATTGGTGTCTCACTTTTTACTTTGTATTATATGCTTGCTACCAAAGACAATATGTGGATCGCCAGTGCGAATATAAAACAAGATTATGCTCAGTTACATCAGGATTTTAGTAAAGAGTGCGGGAGTTGTCATATCACGTACCCGCCTTTTTTACTTCCTAAAAGCTCATGGGTGTCGATGATGGAACATCTTGATAATCACTTTGGTGAGGATGCAAGCCTTGATGAGATAAGCAAAAATTCTATCATGGCATTCTTGAGTCAAAATAGTGCAGAACACTCAACACAAGAGGCGGCTTTTAAAATTCTAAAAAGTATGGAACAAAACAGTACAATAATCGCTATCACAGAAACTCCATACTGGAAACATCGCCACCGAAAGATCAAAAAAGAGGTTTTTGCGAGTGCTGAGGTCAAAAGCAAGGCCAATTGCAAAGCTTGTCATAGTGGGATACAAAACGGTATAATTGAAGATAATAGGATTCACATACCAAGGAGCGAAGGATGA
- a CDS encoding diheme cytochrome c — MKKVVWSGILLSSLLCAAGVQPVHDSTYIKECGSCHFAFQPGLLPQRSWKKIMNNLENHFDTDASLDEKSRSYLLKYMVTHSSNHAMEYKRSRKITYSIAPNQTPIQVTKTPYFIRKHRRIKPRMITQKEVGSISNCTACHAGAKSGDYGEHAVKIPNYRNYDD, encoded by the coding sequence ATGAAGAAAGTAGTATGGTCGGGAATTTTATTATCAAGTTTACTGTGTGCTGCTGGAGTCCAACCGGTTCATGATAGCACATATATCAAAGAGTGTGGCAGTTGTCATTTTGCATTTCAACCCGGGTTATTGCCCCAGCGCTCTTGGAAAAAGATTATGAATAATTTAGAAAATCATTTTGATACCGATGCGAGTTTAGATGAAAAGAGTCGTAGTTATTTATTAAAATATATGGTGACCCATTCGAGTAATCATGCGATGGAATATAAAAGAAGTCGAAAAATCACTTACTCCATTGCGCCCAATCAGACGCCTATTCAAGTTACAAAGACACCGTATTTCATCCGAAAACATCGCCGTATCAAGCCTCGTATGATCACGCAAAAGGAGGTGGGAAGTATTAGTAATTGTACCGCTTGTCATGCGGGAGCAAAAAGTGGTGATTATGGAGAACATGCCGTGAAAATACCAAATTATAGGAATTATGATGACTAA
- a CDS encoding response regulator transcription factor, translating to MKILLIEDDLDMQELLIDYLKHYDYEVIAYASPLSAIKALKAPSSDYHLVVLDLMLPELDGFDVCQRIREKSDIPIIISSARGNLGDKIVAFDYGADDYLAKPYEPRELVMRMNAILRRVTHKVHVKKVGEFEIDEDKMQISQEHTVLNLTKIEYEIFSLFLNNPNKILSRESIANYLGSDYHNIKDRAIDMHISNIRNKIFDDSKSAKYIKSVWGIGYKFIG from the coding sequence ATGAAGATTTTGCTCATCGAAGACGATTTGGATATGCAAGAACTGTTGATAGATTATCTGAAACATTACGATTATGAAGTCATCGCGTATGCAAGTCCTTTGTCGGCAATCAAAGCATTAAAGGCACCCTCAAGTGATTATCATTTGGTCGTTTTAGATTTGATGCTACCCGAACTTGATGGTTTTGATGTGTGTCAGCGGATTCGAGAAAAAAGCGATATTCCTATCATTATATCCAGTGCAAGGGGTAATCTTGGGGATAAAATCGTAGCATTTGATTATGGGGCGGATGATTATCTTGCAAAACCCTATGAGCCAAGGGAGTTGGTGATGCGAATGAATGCGATTTTGAGAAGAGTCACCCACAAAGTACATGTGAAAAAAGTCGGAGAATTTGAAATTGATGAGGATAAAATGCAGATTTCTCAAGAGCATACAGTCTTAAATTTGACGAAAATAGAGTATGAGATTTTCTCATTATTTCTGAATAATCCTAATAAAATCTTATCGCGTGAAAGTATCGCCAATTATCTTGGCAGTGATTATCACAACATCAAAGATCGTGCCATTGATATGCATATTAGTAACATTCGTAATAAAATTTTTGATGATTCAAAATCAGCAAAATACATCAAATCAGTCTGGGGAATTGGGTACAAATTCATTGGATAA
- a CDS encoding hydrogenase has product MENLLIGLFLATLITAFFTTRLYRLILWYSLNSLTLALLAIFMGMNLHDHTMITSGALTLVLKAIAIPYILKQISQRFNLPRQLEPSIKVYYFIILIPAILVFTFYLANPILSMATSNTNYVAISISALFLSLLLIIEHKDIAPQIIGFLTIENSLFLLGTTATEGMPMMIELGIFVDLMMAIVIINLLFKTEHT; this is encoded by the coding sequence ATGGAAAATTTACTGATTGGGCTTTTCTTGGCGACACTCATCACTGCTTTTTTTACAACCCGTTTGTATCGATTGATTTTGTGGTATTCACTCAATTCGCTGACTTTGGCACTTTTGGCTATTTTTATGGGTATGAATCTTCATGATCATACGATGATTACCAGCGGTGCTTTGACACTGGTTTTAAAAGCGATTGCAATACCGTATATCTTAAAACAAATTAGCCAAAGATTCAACCTGCCAAGACAGTTAGAACCGAGCATCAAAGTCTACTATTTTATCATACTAATTCCGGCGATTTTGGTCTTTACTTTTTATCTCGCCAATCCAATCCTTAGTATGGCTACGAGCAATACAAACTATGTTGCCATTAGTATTTCCGCACTCTTTTTGTCTTTGTTGTTGATTATTGAACACAAAGATATCGCACCACAAATTATTGGATTTTTGACGATTGAAAATTCACTATTTTTGCTAGGGACAACGGCAACGGAAGGGATGCCTATGATGATTGAACTGGGTATTTTTGTAGATCTCATGATGGCCATTGTGATTATCAATCTATTGTTTAAAACGGAGCATACATGA
- a CDS encoding manganese-dependent inorganic pyrophosphatase gives MATYACGHINPDSDSICSAIALSYLKTQLKEPCIPARQGELNPETEFILNKFGFEKPVLKTEFAGENLYIVDYSNSLEAPKDVKEATIKGIIDHHKLGDLTTSTPLECWIRPVGCTNTIIKEMYDYHQVEIPKDIAGIMCCAILSDTVIFKSPTCTKIDTKACKALAKIAGIEDVRALGMELFIAKSAIKGATPRDLIKRDFKDFEMHGHKVGIGQLEVVDLSTFDAMKEDLLADMKALKEEGDRHTVILLLTDILKEGSQLLCVSDDATIIENAFGATLQDSQVWLPKVLSRKKQVTPPLEAAFNQ, from the coding sequence ATGGCAACCTATGCTTGTGGGCATATAAACCCCGATTCAGATTCAATTTGTAGTGCGATTGCGCTTTCATATCTTAAAACACAACTTAAAGAACCTTGTATCCCAGCACGTCAGGGCGAACTCAATCCAGAGACTGAGTTTATCCTCAATAAATTTGGTTTTGAAAAACCCGTGTTAAAAACAGAATTTGCAGGAGAGAATCTCTATATTGTGGATTATTCTAATTCACTTGAAGCACCTAAAGATGTCAAAGAAGCGACAATAAAAGGGATTATCGATCACCATAAATTGGGCGATTTGACGACTTCAACACCGCTTGAGTGTTGGATTAGACCTGTGGGATGTACCAATACGATTATTAAAGAGATGTATGATTATCATCAAGTAGAAATTCCTAAAGATATTGCAGGAATTATGTGTTGTGCTATTCTTTCAGATACGGTCATTTTCAAATCGCCAACGTGTACGAAAATCGACACAAAAGCGTGCAAAGCATTGGCAAAAATTGCAGGAATCGAAGATGTACGCGCACTTGGCATGGAGCTATTTATCGCAAAATCAGCCATCAAAGGAGCGACACCGCGAGATTTGATTAAGCGCGATTTCAAAGATTTTGAGATGCATGGCCATAAAGTCGGCATTGGACAATTGGAAGTGGTGGACCTTAGCACCTTTGATGCGATGAAAGAGGATCTACTCGCGGATATGAAAGCGTTAAAAGAAGAGGGCGACAGACATACGGTTATCTTGCTGTTGACCGATATCCTCAAAGAGGGTTCACAACTACTTTGTGTGAGTGATGATGCGACGATTATCGAAAATGCCTTTGGTGCGACACTTCAAGATTCACAAGTCTGGCTTCCAAAAGTATTGAGTCGAAAAAAACAAGTGACTCCACCACTAGAAGCTGCCTTTAACCAATAA